The following nucleotide sequence is from Austwickia chelonae.
CGTAGGCTGGTCGAGTGATCGACTTCGACGACGTACCTGAGCTGCGCTCCCCTGTCGTGCTTGCTGCCTTCGAAGGGTGGAATGACGCCGCGGAGGCTGCGTCATCGGTGATCGGTCATCTCGCTCAGCAGTGGGAGGCCACCGGAGTGGCCGGTCTCGACCCGGAGGAGTACTACGACCTGCAGGTCAACCGACCGAGGATCACTCGGGCGGAAGGCGTTCGTCAGATCGTGTGGCCAGGGACGGCAGTACTGGTGGCGACTCCCCCGGAGCTGGAACATGACATCGTGCTGATCGACGGGGTAGAGCCGTCGATGCGTTGGCGTACGTTCAGCGCCGAGTTGGTGGACTTCATGGAGGAAGTCGGCGCGCAGTCGTTGTTCTCCTTGGGTGCACTCCTGGCCGAATCGCCGCATCGCCGCCCACTCCCGGTGACGGTGGCCTCCGAGAACGCAGACCTGCGGGAACGTTTCGACCTGCCACGAAGCACCTACGAAGGCCCGACCGGAATCGTCGGAATCTTGGGTGATGCAGCTGCGGCACAGGGCATCCCCTCGGCGTCGCTGTGGGTATCGGTGCCGCATTACGCAGCAGCACCACCAGCACCGAAAGCCACCTGGGCGTTGATCCGTAAATTGGAAGAACTGTTGTCCTGCACGCTTCCCCACGGAGACCTCACCGAAGCGTCCCGGTCATGGGAAGAGAACATCGACCAGCTGGTCGAAGGCGACGAAGACGTCACCCGGTATGTCCGCCACCTGGAAACCTCAGCGGACGCGGCAGATTC
It contains:
- a CDS encoding PAC2 family protein; the encoded protein is MIDFDDVPELRSPVVLAAFEGWNDAAEAASSVIGHLAQQWEATGVAGLDPEEYYDLQVNRPRITRAEGVRQIVWPGTAVLVATPPELEHDIVLIDGVEPSMRWRTFSAELVDFMEEVGAQSLFSLGALLAESPHRRPLPVTVASENADLRERFDLPRSTYEGPTGIVGILGDAAAAQGIPSASLWVSVPHYAAAPPAPKATWALIRKLEELLSCTLPHGDLTEASRSWEENIDQLVEGDEDVTRYVRHLETSADAADSLAASGDAIARDFERYLRGRGGQES